One Desulfobulbus oligotrophicus DNA segment encodes these proteins:
- the dnaE gene encoding DNA polymerase III subunit alpha: MTTPFTHLHVHTQYSMLDGAIRVSDLIEKTQQFGMDAVAITDHGAMYGALEFYVKAKKAGIKPLVGCEFYLAENGMHLHNRSGGHNFHLVALAMNETGYRNLMKLASLAQTKGFYYRPRIDCQTLYQHNEGLIILTACLKGEIPWRLTHNDPAGARNRALEMQKIFGDRLYLEIQENGLPEQTIANEGLMALADELGIKLVATNDCHYLTQEESYAHEVLLCIQTGRTIDDPNRFRFNTNQLFFKSGDEMAAQFGYCPQALSNTLEVAERCDLHLKLGESHFPIFPVKKGETLDSVFAQTCWDGLKERLDDMHELEPVGVETEKIYRERLTHEIDVIQKMGFSGYFLIVADFINWAKQQKIPVGPGRGSGAGSLAAYCLQITNIDPIPYGLLFERFLNIERMSMPDFDIDFCKDRRDEVLDYVRQRYGGDEHVAQIVAYGSMKARAVLRDVGRVLDIPLPVVDRIAKLVPDELKITLKKAIEKEPRLREAMKEDGVRELLTISRTLEGLSRHKSTHAAGVVISPQPMVEYLPVCIGPNKEILTQYDMKYTEKTGLIKFDFLGLKTLTVIDRALKLITCDLNIEVDLHKIPMNDPKTYALLCRGDSLGVFQLESDGMRELLIKMQPEQFSDLIALVALYRPGPLDSGMVDTFVDTKHGRRPADYPLPQIKSVLQETYGVIVYQEQVMKISNILAGYSLGDADILRRAMGKKIAEVMEKERGKFMAGAAKNNIPEAKAKHIFDLMAKFAGYGFNKSHSAAYALIAYQTAYLKAHYPAQFLAALLSCDVENTDKVVKYINECRQEKIEVLPPDINESFNDFTVVNDRIRFGLAAVKNVGGAALDSIFAERTAGGNYHSLADFCSRIDSAKVNRKVIESLIKAGAFDSLNPNRKQYMEVLDQCIDRAKAVQRDRLSGQMNLFAIGQSSALPSGGNIEMELPVVEDWPQLEKLAYEKEMVGFFLTGHPLEGVLEDLRRVVDTDIVGVEKLRDGQVVRIGGLMAGYKEHKSKKGERMAFTVFEDMTASIEVIVFPSTFSQYSQFLTNDQPLIVLGTVQQGERGAKIVAQEILGLNKTLEQYTEKAVITLQSTNTSRQHMLELKELLYQYHGTTPVLLTLQFADRGEVDIQVLKDMSIRPTTDLFHKITRLCGRRSLVVQVGQPVLQQRRNGNSRNGYQAG, translated from the coding sequence ATGACGACTCCTTTTACCCATCTCCATGTTCATACCCAATACTCCATGCTTGACGGTGCCATCCGCGTCTCCGATCTGATTGAAAAAACGCAACAGTTCGGTATGGATGCAGTGGCGATCACCGACCACGGTGCCATGTATGGGGCTCTGGAATTTTATGTGAAGGCCAAAAAAGCCGGCATCAAACCCCTCGTCGGCTGCGAGTTCTACCTGGCTGAGAACGGCATGCACCTCCACAACCGCAGTGGTGGTCATAACTTTCATCTGGTTGCCCTTGCCATGAATGAGACCGGGTACCGCAATCTGATGAAGCTCGCCTCGCTTGCCCAGACCAAGGGGTTTTATTATCGACCCCGTATTGATTGTCAGACCCTTTATCAGCACAATGAGGGATTAATCATCCTCACCGCCTGTCTGAAAGGGGAGATTCCCTGGCGGCTGACCCACAACGATCCTGCCGGAGCCCGAAATCGGGCACTGGAGATGCAAAAGATATTCGGTGACCGTCTGTACCTCGAAATTCAGGAAAACGGTCTGCCTGAGCAAACCATTGCCAACGAGGGGCTTATGGCCCTGGCCGATGAGCTGGGTATCAAGCTGGTGGCCACCAACGATTGCCACTACCTTACGCAGGAGGAGTCCTACGCGCACGAGGTGCTGCTCTGCATCCAAACCGGCAGAACCATTGATGATCCCAATCGATTCCGGTTTAACACCAACCAACTGTTCTTCAAATCGGGTGACGAGATGGCAGCGCAATTCGGCTACTGCCCTCAAGCCCTGAGCAACACGCTGGAAGTGGCGGAGCGGTGCGACCTCCATCTTAAGCTCGGTGAATCTCATTTCCCAATTTTTCCGGTTAAAAAAGGAGAGACTTTAGACAGTGTTTTTGCTCAGACCTGTTGGGACGGCCTCAAAGAACGGCTTGATGACATGCATGAACTGGAGCCGGTTGGTGTTGAGACGGAAAAGATCTACCGTGAACGACTGACGCATGAGATCGATGTCATCCAGAAAATGGGATTTTCCGGTTACTTCCTCATTGTGGCTGACTTCATCAACTGGGCAAAACAACAGAAGATTCCGGTTGGCCCGGGACGAGGATCAGGGGCCGGCAGTCTGGCTGCCTACTGTCTGCAAATCACCAATATCGACCCCATTCCGTATGGACTCCTGTTCGAGCGTTTTCTCAACATCGAGCGAATGTCCATGCCTGACTTTGACATTGATTTCTGTAAGGACCGGCGGGACGAGGTGCTCGACTATGTCCGACAACGCTATGGTGGAGATGAACATGTGGCCCAGATTGTAGCCTATGGTTCGATGAAGGCCCGGGCTGTGCTCCGTGACGTCGGCCGGGTACTGGATATCCCCCTGCCGGTGGTCGACCGGATTGCCAAACTGGTGCCGGATGAACTGAAGATCACCTTAAAAAAAGCGATAGAAAAAGAACCGCGGTTGCGTGAAGCAATGAAAGAAGACGGTGTTCGGGAACTCCTCACCATTTCCCGAACACTCGAAGGTCTGTCCCGACACAAATCAACACATGCTGCCGGAGTGGTCATTTCACCGCAGCCGATGGTTGAATACCTGCCGGTCTGTATCGGCCCCAACAAGGAGATCCTGACCCAGTATGACATGAAGTACACCGAGAAAACAGGACTGATCAAGTTCGACTTTCTTGGCTTAAAAACCCTTACCGTCATTGACCGGGCACTCAAACTGATCACCTGCGACCTGAATATTGAGGTGGATCTTCACAAGATCCCGATGAACGATCCCAAAACCTATGCACTGCTCTGCCGGGGCGACAGCCTGGGAGTTTTTCAGCTGGAAAGTGACGGTATGCGCGAGTTGCTGATCAAAATGCAACCAGAGCAGTTCTCTGACCTGATCGCCCTGGTAGCCCTCTACCGCCCGGGCCCTCTTGACTCGGGAATGGTCGACACCTTTGTCGACACGAAACATGGCCGGAGGCCTGCCGACTATCCGCTCCCCCAGATCAAATCGGTGCTCCAGGAGACCTACGGTGTTATTGTCTACCAGGAACAGGTCATGAAAATCTCCAATATCCTCGCCGGTTACAGTCTGGGCGATGCCGATATCCTTCGGCGTGCCATGGGGAAAAAGATCGCGGAGGTTATGGAGAAGGAACGTGGGAAGTTTATGGCAGGAGCTGCAAAAAATAACATCCCCGAAGCAAAAGCTAAACACATCTTCGACCTGATGGCCAAATTTGCCGGTTATGGTTTCAACAAATCACATTCCGCAGCCTACGCTCTGATCGCGTACCAAACCGCCTATCTCAAAGCCCACTACCCTGCACAGTTTTTAGCTGCCCTTCTCTCCTGTGATGTGGAAAATACCGACAAGGTAGTAAAGTACATTAACGAATGTCGGCAGGAAAAGATTGAGGTTTTACCACCGGATATCAACGAATCGTTCAACGACTTCACAGTTGTCAACGATCGCATCCGATTCGGCCTGGCGGCCGTTAAAAATGTAGGCGGAGCCGCCCTTGATTCGATTTTTGCGGAACGAACTGCCGGTGGAAACTACCACTCACTGGCCGATTTCTGCAGCCGTATCGATTCTGCCAAGGTGAACCGCAAGGTCATTGAAAGCCTTATCAAGGCCGGTGCCTTTGATTCGCTCAATCCAAACCGAAAACAGTACATGGAAGTACTTGACCAATGTATTGATCGGGCCAAAGCTGTGCAACGAGACCGATTGAGCGGTCAGATGAATCTCTTTGCCATTGGGCAGTCCTCTGCACTCCCCAGCGGTGGAAATATTGAGATGGAATTACCCGTGGTGGAAGATTGGCCTCAACTGGAAAAACTTGCTTACGAAAAGGAGATGGTCGGCTTTTTTTTAACCGGTCATCCCCTGGAAGGTGTGTTGGAAGATCTGCGGCGCGTGGTCGATACCGACATCGTTGGTGTGGAAAAGTTGCGCGACGGCCAGGTCGTACGAATTGGTGGTCTGATGGCCGGTTATAAGGAGCATAAATCGAAAAAAGGCGAACGCATGGCCTTCACGGTCTTTGAAGACATGACTGCAAGTATTGAAGTGATTGTTTTTCCTTCGACATTCAGCCAATACAGTCAGTTTCTGACTAATGACCAGCCGCTGATCGTGCTCGGTACCGTCCAACAGGGAGAGCGTGGTGCCAAAATTGTGGCTCAGGAGATCCTGGGCCTCAACAAGACGTTGGAACAGTATACGGAAAAGGCTGTTATTACCCTGCAATCCACCAACACCTCACGGCAGCACATGCTGGAGTTAAAGGAGCTGCTCTATCAGTACCACGGCACAACACCGGTTTTGCTCACCCTCCAGTTTGCCGACCGGGGCGAGGTTGATATCCAGGTGCTCAAAGACATGAGCATCCGTCCAACCACTGACCTGTTTCACAAAATCACCCGGCTCTGCGGACGCAGATCGCTGGTTGTTCAGGTGGGGCAACCCGTACTGCAGCAGCGACGCAATGGAAACAGTCGCAACGGGTACCAAGCAGGGTGA
- a CDS encoding antibiotic biosynthesis monooxygenase family protein, which yields MAVKVLIKRKVADKQASELEGLLRKMRVMTLSQKGYVSGETFTRLDEPGVSMVISTWQSLDDWRAWTLNKERVTIQEEIDKLLGEPTQYEIFENI from the coding sequence ATGGCTGTCAAAGTATTGATCAAACGAAAGGTTGCGGATAAGCAGGCTTCTGAACTTGAAGGGCTGCTTCGTAAGATGAGGGTAATGACCCTGAGCCAGAAAGGATATGTTTCAGGAGAAACGTTTACCCGGCTTGATGAACCGGGTGTGAGCATGGTCATCAGCACTTGGCAGTCTCTGGATGACTGGCGGGCCTGGACCTTGAATAAAGAGCGGGTCACCATTCAAGAAGAGATCGACAAATTGCTCGGAGAGCCGACACAGTACGAGATTTTTGAAAATATCTGA
- a CDS encoding SAM hydrolase/SAM-dependent halogenase family protein produces the protein MEKALVLITLTTDFGLQDPYVGQLKGALFKGYSAITVVDLTHAIPAWDVAAAARVIRSSYHYFPDGTIHLIVVDPGVGGQRALLVAAGDGHFFVAPDNGVLSMLVADNRIDTIHRVERPDFFRSSVSATFHGRDIMAPVAAVLAASTNLEQFGPAVEPGSIRTILVPESVRKDGCVSGQVQRIDHFGNIQTSIQAGDVVFEPSAFDFLQIGDHRISQFVRTYQDAAPGSLLVLINSSGHVEIAANQASAAERIGCIQGDPVTLHLLEAELPT, from the coding sequence ATGGAGAAAGCGTTGGTACTCATTACCCTGACCACTGATTTCGGATTGCAGGATCCCTATGTCGGACAACTGAAAGGTGCCCTGTTCAAGGGATATTCAGCCATCACTGTCGTTGATTTGACCCACGCGATCCCTGCCTGGGATGTGGCTGCTGCCGCACGTGTTATTCGTTCCAGTTATCATTATTTTCCAGACGGTACCATTCACCTCATCGTTGTTGATCCAGGTGTAGGTGGGCAACGCGCTCTCCTGGTTGCCGCCGGAGACGGTCATTTTTTTGTCGCACCGGACAATGGGGTGTTGTCGATGCTGGTTGCCGATAACCGGATTGATACGATCCATCGGGTTGAGCGGCCGGATTTCTTCCGGTCATCAGTCAGTGCCACCTTTCACGGTCGTGATATCATGGCTCCGGTAGCCGCCGTCCTGGCCGCTTCGACGAACCTGGAACAGTTTGGCCCGGCCGTGGAACCGGGGTCGATCCGGACGATTTTGGTTCCGGAGTCTGTAAGAAAAGATGGTTGTGTGTCTGGTCAGGTGCAGCGTATTGATCATTTCGGTAACATTCAGACTTCCATTCAGGCAGGCGACGTTGTTTTTGAACCCAGCGCCTTTGACTTTCTGCAGATTGGTGATCACCGGATCAGTCAATTTGTCCGAACCTACCAGGATGCAGCACCCGGTTCTCTGCTTGTTCTGATCAACAGTTCCGGCCATGTGGAAATAGCTGCGAATCAGGCCAGCGCAGCTGAACGTATCGGTTGTATCCAGGGAGATCCGGTAACGCTGCACCTCCTGGAGGCGGAGTTACCGACCTGA
- the hslU gene encoding ATP-dependent protease ATPase subunit HslU, whose product MKGINSLTPRQTVAELDRYIVGQAEAKRSVAIALRNRWRRQQVAPPLREEIAPKNIIMIGPTGVGKTEIARRLAHLAQSPFLKIEASKFTEVGYVGRDVESMIRDLTQLAVNMVTKEAEEDVQEKAAVMAEERLLDVLLPRPSGHDMPPPATAIPLGYDGDGTDQQKEWGSGHSTRERFREMLRQGELNDRVVELSVASGGGAPVVEVFSSSGMEDMQSSLQEAFSKFFPKKKQLKKVKVPEALELLKKEEAERLIDTESIAEKAIRRTEQSGIIFLDEIDKIASRGGTGSGSPEVSREGVQRDLLPIVEGTTVSTKYGPVKTDHILFIASGAFHVCKPSDLVPELQGRFPIRVNLHALGEEEFFRILNEPRNALIKQYTALLATEDVRLVFEEEAIREMARIAVQVNQRTEDIGARRLHTIIERVLDELSFDASDRDNLDFTVTADYVRRQLTDISENEDLSRYIL is encoded by the coding sequence ATGAAAGGTATCAACTCATTGACCCCGAGACAAACGGTCGCTGAACTCGACCGATACATTGTCGGCCAGGCCGAGGCTAAGCGTTCGGTGGCCATAGCCCTGCGTAACCGCTGGCGGCGACAGCAGGTGGCACCACCGCTGCGAGAGGAGATTGCGCCGAAAAACATCATCATGATCGGACCGACCGGGGTTGGTAAAACTGAGATTGCCCGTCGTCTCGCCCATCTGGCTCAAAGTCCGTTTCTCAAGATTGAAGCATCTAAGTTTACCGAGGTCGGATACGTTGGCCGTGACGTTGAGTCAATGATACGTGACCTTACCCAGCTTGCCGTGAATATGGTGACAAAAGAGGCGGAAGAGGATGTGCAGGAAAAGGCTGCAGTTATGGCGGAAGAACGGTTGCTTGATGTCCTTCTTCCAAGGCCGTCCGGACATGATATGCCTCCTCCGGCCACTGCCATTCCCCTTGGTTATGATGGCGATGGGACTGATCAGCAGAAGGAGTGGGGTAGTGGTCACAGTACTCGAGAACGATTTCGTGAGATGCTGCGGCAAGGCGAATTAAACGATCGTGTGGTCGAGCTGTCGGTGGCATCCGGCGGCGGAGCCCCGGTGGTGGAGGTCTTTTCCTCTTCAGGCATGGAGGATATGCAGAGTTCACTGCAGGAGGCCTTCTCCAAGTTTTTTCCCAAGAAAAAACAACTTAAAAAGGTGAAGGTTCCCGAGGCTCTGGAACTTCTTAAAAAGGAGGAGGCGGAACGGCTGATTGATACCGAGAGTATCGCAGAAAAAGCGATTCGGCGGACCGAGCAGTCAGGTATTATCTTTCTGGATGAAATCGATAAGATCGCTTCGCGTGGCGGCACCGGTTCCGGATCACCCGAAGTGTCGCGGGAAGGTGTACAGCGAGACCTGCTGCCCATCGTTGAAGGCACCACTGTTTCCACAAAGTATGGACCAGTGAAGACGGACCACATCCTCTTTATTGCCAGCGGAGCCTTTCATGTCTGCAAACCATCTGATCTGGTACCGGAGCTGCAGGGTCGTTTCCCCATCCGGGTTAATCTGCATGCCTTGGGTGAAGAGGAGTTTTTTCGTATCCTCAATGAACCGCGAAATGCCCTTATCAAGCAATATACGGCGCTGTTGGCCACCGAGGATGTGCGACTGGTTTTCGAGGAAGAGGCCATTCGGGAGATGGCACGTATTGCGGTGCAGGTTAATCAAAGGACTGAGGATATTGGTGCCCGTCGACTGCATACGATTATTGAGCGGGTACTGGATGAGTTGTCTTTTGATGCCTCGGATCGGGACAACCTGGACTTCACCGTAACCGCTGACTATGTCCGCCGGCAGTTAACTGATATTTCAGAAAATGAGGATCTCAGTCGATATATTCTTTAA
- the hslV gene encoding ATP-dependent protease subunit HslV, producing the protein MDKIRSTTILAVRHKGQVVVAGDGQVSFGNTIIKHQARKVRRLYHDQVITGFAGATADAFTLYDRLEQKLEQFNGNLMRAAVELAKDWRMDKMLRRLEAMLIAVDAQHSLLLSGTGDVIEADDGVLAIGSGGPYALAAAKALVVHSTLDAEAIARTALEIAGTICIYTNTNIVVEKI; encoded by the coding sequence ATGGACAAAATTCGTTCCACGACCATCCTTGCTGTTCGCCATAAAGGGCAGGTCGTTGTCGCCGGTGACGGGCAGGTGTCGTTCGGCAACACGATCATCAAGCATCAGGCGCGTAAGGTGAGGCGACTCTATCACGATCAGGTGATTACCGGCTTTGCCGGTGCCACTGCCGATGCGTTTACCCTTTATGATCGACTGGAGCAGAAACTGGAGCAATTTAATGGCAATTTGATGCGGGCCGCCGTTGAACTGGCGAAGGACTGGCGTATGGACAAGATGCTGCGCCGACTGGAGGCCATGCTCATCGCTGTTGATGCGCAACATTCTCTGCTGCTGTCCGGTACCGGGGATGTTATCGAAGCCGATGACGGTGTTTTAGCCATTGGATCAGGTGGTCCTTATGCCCTGGCGGCAGCAAAAGCACTGGTTGTGCATTCCACCCTTGATGCGGAGGCCATTGCCCGAACAGCTCTGGAGATTGCCGGAACGATTTGCATTTACACAAACACCAATATTGTTGTTGAAAAAATATGA
- the xerA gene encoding site-specific tyrosine recombinase/integron integrase: MTAYIERFLVWILVERGYSRHTAESYQRDILEFQRHCGEDLDVQSITNTHVQAFVGSLYTGNASASVARKLSSLRTFFRFLQREKVIAADPVSGVAGPQLGRNIPSFLTVDEVFSLLEAPVATDRYWRRDRAILELLYATGMRVSELVGVNLEDIDWDAELVRVRGKGNKERMIPFGRAAHEMLQQYLPERESLIVARIQRGRKAERQALFLNGQGTRLSVRSVERFLSDYGIRAGIGLNVTPHALRHSFATHLLEMGADLRTVQELLGHVSLSTTQKYTHLNIDHLARVYDQAHPQARRSREE; encoded by the coding sequence ATGACTGCATATATCGAACGTTTTCTGGTCTGGATTCTGGTGGAGCGCGGCTATTCGAGGCATACTGCTGAAAGCTATCAGCGTGATATCCTTGAATTTCAACGGCACTGCGGAGAAGATCTGGATGTCCAGTCGATTACCAATACCCATGTACAGGCCTTTGTCGGCTCACTGTACACTGGTAATGCAAGCGCCTCGGTTGCTCGCAAGCTGTCTTCATTACGTACTTTCTTTCGTTTTCTGCAGCGTGAAAAGGTGATTGCCGCTGATCCGGTCAGCGGGGTGGCCGGCCCGCAACTCGGGCGAAACATACCGTCGTTTCTCACTGTTGATGAGGTGTTCAGTCTGCTTGAGGCTCCTGTGGCAACGGATCGTTATTGGCGACGGGATCGGGCGATCCTGGAACTGCTTTATGCCACCGGTATGCGAGTTTCGGAACTGGTTGGGGTCAATCTGGAAGATATTGATTGGGATGCGGAGCTGGTTCGGGTGCGGGGTAAGGGGAATAAAGAAAGAATGATTCCGTTTGGCCGGGCTGCCCATGAAATGTTGCAACAGTACCTGCCTGAACGAGAAAGTCTGATCGTTGCCCGTATCCAGCGCGGGAGAAAGGCTGAACGTCAGGCCCTGTTTCTGAACGGACAGGGAACCAGACTCAGTGTCCGCAGTGTGGAACGGTTTTTGAGCGATTACGGAATACGGGCAGGTATTGGTCTTAACGTTACTCCGCATGCCCTTCGTCATTCCTTTGCCACCCATCTCCTGGAGATGGGTGCTGATCTGCGTACAGTTCAGGAGCTTCTTGGGCATGTGAGCCTGTCAACCACTCAGAAGTATACGCATCTCAATATCGACCATCTTGCCAGGGTCTACGATCAGGCGCATCCGCAGGCGAGGCGATCCCGGGAGGAATAG
- the xseB gene encoding exodeoxyribonuclease VII small subunit: MAKNSFENALTRLEKITEELESGDLSLEKSLEKFTEGMTLVHLCNGKLEEAKSQIELLLKKDETIVSVPFTEEEGGNPNLPG; encoded by the coding sequence ATGGCAAAAAATTCGTTTGAAAACGCGCTCACCAGATTGGAAAAAATAACAGAAGAGCTGGAAAGCGGAGATCTCAGTCTGGAAAAAAGTCTGGAAAAATTTACCGAAGGCATGACACTGGTCCATTTGTGTAACGGCAAACTCGAAGAGGCGAAAAGTCAGATCGAACTGCTGCTCAAAAAAGATGAGACCATTGTCAGCGTCCCTTTTACAGAGGAAGAAGGTGGAAATCCGAATCTACCTGGATGA
- a CDS encoding polyprenyl synthetase family protein gives MEIRIYLDEQRQLVEERLARYMLEPIGVFSQHIEAMRYSLFAGGKRIRPILCLAGAAAINSSENTRNLAMPVACAFEFIHTYSLIHDDLPAMDDDDLRRGKPTNHTVFGEAAAILAGDGLLTLAFELVSGPAATGIADKSRLRLIHTIAGAAGSLGMVGGQSLDMIHAGEQIGYDELRHIHQSKTGALITASVVCGGIVAGADEKQERALKAYGDNIGLAFQIVDDLLDIMATTAELGKSAGSDIKSDKVTYPSLFGVETSHTMAKEAVQEAVAALAPFDRQADPLRALAHYIVDRKK, from the coding sequence GTGGAAATCCGAATCTACCTGGATGAACAGCGACAGCTGGTTGAAGAACGCCTGGCGCGTTACATGCTGGAGCCCATAGGTGTTTTTTCCCAACACATAGAAGCGATGCGCTACAGCCTCTTTGCCGGCGGCAAACGCATTCGTCCCATTCTCTGCCTGGCCGGAGCAGCGGCCATTAACAGCAGTGAGAATACCCGGAACCTGGCCATGCCGGTGGCCTGTGCCTTTGAGTTTATCCACACCTACTCTCTGATTCATGACGATCTGCCGGCCATGGATGACGATGATCTTCGCCGCGGCAAGCCGACCAACCATACGGTCTTTGGTGAAGCGGCCGCCATTCTGGCCGGAGACGGCCTGCTCACCCTGGCTTTCGAATTAGTCAGCGGCCCAGCGGCCACCGGAATTGCCGACAAGAGCCGTCTTCGCCTTATCCATACAATTGCCGGGGCTGCCGGCTCCCTCGGCATGGTGGGCGGTCAATCTTTAGACATGATCCATGCCGGTGAACAGATCGGCTACGACGAGCTCCGTCATATCCATCAAAGCAAAACCGGGGCACTGATCACAGCCTCTGTGGTCTGCGGCGGTATCGTTGCCGGTGCCGATGAAAAACAGGAGAGAGCCCTGAAAGCCTACGGTGACAACATAGGTCTTGCCTTCCAAATCGTCGATGATCTGCTCGATATCATGGCGACCACTGCTGAACTTGGTAAATCCGCCGGCAGTGATATCAAATCGGACAAGGTCACCTATCCATCCCTGTTCGGTGTTGAAACCTCGCATACCATGGCTAAGGAGGCGGTTCAGGAGGCGGTTGCCGCCCTGGCCCCCTTTGACCGGCAGGCTGACCCGCTGAGAGCTCTGGCTCATTACATCGTTGATCGTAAAAAATAA